Proteins from a genomic interval of bacterium:
- a CDS encoding GxxExxY protein has translation QILTYMKLAKVSVGLLINFNVELLK, from the coding sequence ACAAATATTAACCTATATGAAATTGGCCAAGGTGTCAGTCGGCTTGTTGATAAACTTCAATGTCGAGCTTTTGAAGTAA